A region of the Bacteroidota bacterium genome:
AGTTTTTGTGACCGGTTTTTTCTTTTCGGTAACTTTCTTTTTCTTGAGTTCAGATTCATATTCTTGTATGAGTTTGTCTTTTTCATCGAGCAATTCCTGCAGATGCTCAGGGCTGCCTTCTGTTTTTCCCTGGCCCTCTGTGCCTTCGAGCCTTAGTTTAAAATCACTGAGAATGTTCATGTAATTGATAAAGGCATCATAAGGTGAATTATAGGGATTAAGCTGCTGATGAAAATCTCCATCAGAGAAAAATTTAGTACACATGTAAAAGAAATGATCGGAGGTCTGCAAGTATTTCCAGTCCTGATGAATGATCGGGTCTGTGGACTGATTGACCAGAGGGGCCAGTTCGTATAATTTATGGCAGGCCTCCTGTTGCAGGTCGTTTCCAAGCCAGCGTGTGGTGTCTTTTTCTTCGTCAGCCCATGAAATCGGATAATTGACATTTACGGCAGAAACAGGCTGCAATGTTTTCGATATTTCGGAAGGAGTAGAAAATGAAAAATCAGACAGGGAAAATACTGTTTTGGGGAAGTATTGCAGAAAATCCAATATCCCGGAATCCTTAGAATGGCGTTCACCAAAGGTACCATAGTTAAGAAAAAGATTGATAGTTTCTTCTTTGGAGTCAACTTTATTGAGCCAATCCACAAATTTCTCGGTAGTCAATGGAAATTCGGGCCAACTCTTGTCCGAAAAGCGGAAGTCGAGATCGTCACTCAGTTTGAAGTTCCGCATCAACACCTTAAGTTTTGGGTTCAGGGCATTGCAATACAGGTAATTTGGGCTTTTCCATCCCAGGATATGTTTTGCTCCTTCTGTAAGCATGGTTTTAAATCCCAACTGTGCGATTACCGCTCCGATATGGTCGGAG
Encoded here:
- a CDS encoding glycoside hydrolase family 57 protein, whose protein sequence is MMRTICLYFHVHQPFRLKRYRFFDIGKEHYYFDDFTNENIVRKVADTCYLPANEILRKLFSQYGSKFKVSFSISGTALDQFAMYAPEVLESFQGLAKTGCIEFVGETYSHTLASLLNEEEFKEDVLLHSRKIEEYFGSKPETFSNSEMIYSDHIGAVIAQLGFKTMLTEGAKHILGWKSPNYLYCNALNPKLKVLMRNFKLSDDLDFRFSDKSWPEFPLTTEKFVDWLNKVDSKEETINLFLNYGTFGERHSKDSGILDFLQYFPKTVFSLSDFSFSTPSEISKTLQPVSAVNVNYPISWADEEKDTTRWLGNDLQQEACHKLYELAPLVNQSTDPIIHQDWKYLQTSDHFFYMCTKFFSDGDFHQQLNPYNSPYDAFINYMNILSDFKLRLEGTEGQGKTEGSPEHLQELLDEKDKLIQEYESELKKKKVTEKKKPVTKTKSLKKEEEPKKSRSSKTATVKAKLTTKTVSLSEGKVTNTLKTKESNTRKRSTKNSK